TAGTGCGATCCTTCACCATATCGTTGGGACTTGAGAGTATGCATCCCCCCCTCTCAAATCTTAAATATCTCTGATTGCCTTAAAGGTATCTTGGGATGAAACTCATACATGAATTCACGCATATCTTCATTGGGTGGTATAAATTGGCGTCGCCCAAGTTGTCGCATGACTATAAGTGGCATGTAAGGTTGGACACCTCGAAGACCCATTAggacaatgaacgattgaaaaGTAGACATGTATATCACCTCGACCGATGGAAACCAATGATAATTCCACACAATCTTGTCAGTAGtcagattattgaggtgttGCTTCCAAGCTTTAATACCCTTCGGAAAACTATGATCTTTGATTCTTTCTTTGTGGCCTCCAATATAATCATTCCATTCTACTTTAAAGTCCACTGCATAAGGGTGATGACAAATGTGTTCAATCATCCATAGTTGTAATAACATATTGCATCCCTCAAAGTAGTCTTTTCCATCCTTGCAAATAGTTAAAGCACGATAGATGTCTGCCAGAATCATTGGTACGAGGGTGATATTAGACTTTTTCTCAGAAGCTGTAATGACTGTAGCTAAGTTCATGCTAATCTTTCCTCCCTTTTTTGGAAATATCATGATCCCCAAAAAAGCCACCACGAAGGCATCATAACTGTGTGCGTCCCAGGTCAGACGACACCCATTATTATGGAGTTTCTTTCCACACACTTCGAATCCATCACTTTTGTCATATCTTTTGTACAAAAATTCTAACGGAACCCATCCATTATCGAGACAACAACCTATATCATTCTCATTTGTATGCAGTAATTCTAGAAACCTCCTCCCATTAATATGTTTTGGTATCATAGGCTCTTCTTTGTGAAGATGTTTACCCTTTCCAATGAATTCCCCTATCTCCTCAAGGGTGGGGGTGAGTTCAGAACCAGAAAAACGGAATACATTCCTTAACGGGTCCCAAAAATGCACTAGTGCTTCTATCAAATCTCGTCGTGGCTCAACATACAAAAGGCTTCGTAGAAATCCCAAGCGTTTGAACACCATTCCTCGTCCATGGTTTGTCATATTTTCATACCATGTCTTCAAGAGTGCCGGGGCCTTATCCAATATCATGAATCGAGGTGATTGGTCCTCTCTTTGTCTCTTATCCCCCTTTCCATATGGATTCATATTTCCCTATATTATGATAGTGACAAACTAggcttaataaaatatatttttttttaaacaagaaTAACGGAAAAatcatacacacaaaaaaaaagtaattttttttataattaaaatatatatttttaaaaaagaataagtaaaaatcatacacacaaaaaaaacaaattttttattattattttttttaataaaaaatcttacacatacacacacaaaaaaagcaattttatttttattttatttttatttatttgtttttttttaaaaaaaaatagttattaaaggaagaatgagaaaaaaataatatatatatatatatatatatatatatatatatatatatataaatagcccttaaaatttttccaaaacgaaaattaatatattcgattgtattttattttttgttgattaaattttcaatctcttttttttttatatagaaaatcTTTAATGGTGATaatagatttttctatttgtaaaagaaatatgaattttgatagaaaaaaCTGTGTTTAATAAAAAGATTACGTCAAAACTTTAATTTGGTATTTTtcgttataattaattttttattataattcattcatcTAAAGCCGATCAACATTTGTATAGTCTTCCCAATAATGCAACAAATAACACAAATAATGTACATGATAGTCTCAAGCAGGGATACTTCTCCTAAACAAACTCGACTCTTGTGTCGAGCtccccattaattcaacattatgCATTACGCAGATAAATCGAATCCTATTAGGTATAGTCATTGTTGAGGCTTGTTTTACTAGGTAAACAATTTAATAGTAAGGTGTCTAGACTAGCCATAAAATGAGCGGACTACTCGAGTCGAGAAGGGACAGCTTACCAGTAGCAGGGCTTTCTGGCCTCATTGTTAGTCCTTCCCATCCTAAGACATGTGTTACTATAGAATCCTTCCCAGAAGTGTTGCCGCATCTCTGGTATCTCATGGCTCGGGAGCGTAATCGCATCTCCGAATAAAGTATCTCAGAAGACTCAGATGGATGCGCGAGGaaagataattatattataattcacATATAATCAAAAGGGTAAATGAGCaagcaaataaaatattatgccattaaacacaatattcacaaATTGATAAGTAcgtaaatacataataaagtcATGTAGAAGTCCATGTTTACAAGCTCGAATTCTAGTtagtccccagcggagtcgccagagatgtcacacccctttttcgcGCGACGGCGTaagggtttttccaatttaagtgacgtaattaattaggggattattttagctttttcagagtcgccacttcaaattgagttacggtgttccaagtcaccttttatttaattcctaatcaaaaggaaatgactttGTATGGTCTGCGAACGAGTTTGGGTagggaattctgttgaccgaggggaaggtattaggcatccctcgagtcccgtgattctagcacggtcgctttatggacatttatgacttaaactaatttttttaaaattttaaagttaaaataaatgtatttgCCCTCAttctttaacttatttaaatatattaaaaactaccTTATTGTATTAATCGATgccctttaattaaaatatatatacgcatataaattaaatcaaacaaaatagagtaaaactaagatattctttatttttactttttcatttgttactattttattttttacgctcctttttttttcttttaccttctCATcttttactattgttattattagttGTATACTTTCAaggttttatttatatttttttattcaacttaattttttttttgtttgaacaaagaaactaaaaaaatataaaaataaaaaaaataaaagaattctttcctcttcaattgcatgtttttttttaattatttttaaacttctttttctattatttattatttctgtttcctcttttccccctttttattatattctttcttacattttattttttaactttttctttttttttctttttagtattattgttattatattattttattttattttttccatttttattcgATTTTTTTTACGTCACTAACATTAAACGAAAATTCCACTAactaaaattaacatatttacataatagcttacacatgttatcattataaactaaatattaaaaatcaaaatgacttggacaataattttacttaaatataaaataaactatgagttatttaaat
This DNA window, taken from Solanum lycopersicum chromosome 5, SLM_r2.1, encodes the following:
- the LOC138348827 gene encoding uncharacterized protein, which encodes MNPYGKGDKRQREDQSPRFMILDKAPALLKTWYENMTNHGRGMVFKRLGFLRSLLYVEPRRDLIEALVHFWDPLRNVFRFSGSELTPTLEEIGEFIGKGKHLHKEEPMIPKHINGRRFLELLHTNENDIGCCLDNGWVPLEFLYKRYDKSDGFEVCGKKLHNNGCRLTWDAHSYDAFVVAFLGIMIFPKKGGKISMNLATVITASEKKSNITLVPMILADIYRALTICKDGKDYFEGCNMLLQLWMIEHICHHPYAVDFKVEWNDYIGGHKERIKDHSFPKGIKAWKQHLNNLTTDKIVWNYHWFPSVEVIYMSTFQSFIVLMGLRGVQPYMPLIVMRQLGRRQFIPPNEDMREFMYEFHPKIPLRQSEIFKI